A stretch of the Flavobacterium aquiphilum genome encodes the following:
- a CDS encoding helix-turn-helix transcriptional regulator — MKNKEIKYEDIWNDKKREAVKQAILHHSSKQSKEQLLNNKLLSIQFRIEDYIRNDNEDIEVLKVLDFVKMYLKALNLTKKELAVYFGMEDSNLHKYLTGVRKLNAELVLKLSSFSHTKPEYWYRVQIKNELIELNREKKNAEKYKKYDYRNLIAV, encoded by the coding sequence ATGAAAAATAAAGAAATCAAATACGAAGATATTTGGAATGATAAAAAAAGAGAAGCCGTAAAACAAGCTATTCTGCATCACTCTTCTAAACAGTCTAAAGAACAGCTGTTAAACAATAAGCTTTTGTCAATTCAATTTAGAATAGAAGATTACATCCGAAATGATAATGAAGATATTGAAGTCTTGAAAGTTCTTGATTTTGTTAAGATGTATCTTAAAGCGCTTAATCTGACCAAAAAAGAGTTAGCAGTTTATTTTGGAATGGAAGACAGCAACCTGCACAAATATCTTACTGGAGTTAGAAAACTGAATGCAGAGCTGGTTTTAAAATTAAGTTCCTTTTCACATACTAAACCTGAATATTGGTATAGAGTGCAGATAAAAAATGAACTTATTGAACTCAACAGGGAAAAGAAGAATGCTGAAAAATATAAAAAATACGATTATCGTAATTTAATTGCTGTCTAG
- a CDS encoding relaxase/mobilization nuclease domain-containing protein, with protein MEKIGFGEQPYLVYQHHDAGHSHLHLVSINIEKDGKRIDLHHLGIRKSEPARKEIEELFGLVKAEGREKKEEFSLEPIAIGRVQYGRIESKKAIFNVLNVVLNQYKYSSLAELNAVLKQYNVLADRGNENSKIFLTKGLMYRILDKQGKPIGVPIKASSFYDKPTLKFLEEKFRSNEVRKPLDKTRIKNAIDIALLNDRAMSINELARLLEKEGIHPVFRRSVEGRLFGITYVDHTTKNVFNGSSLGKQYSAKAIEERCGITVNSKGKYEKLPSNMVSKS; from the coding sequence ATGGAGAAAATAGGTTTCGGAGAGCAACCTTATTTGGTGTACCAACATCACGATGCTGGACATAGTCACTTGCATTTGGTTTCAATAAATATCGAAAAGGACGGCAAACGTATTGACCTGCACCATTTAGGAATTAGAAAATCTGAGCCTGCAAGAAAGGAGATTGAAGAACTCTTTGGACTGGTAAAAGCAGAAGGGAGAGAAAAGAAAGAGGAATTTAGTTTAGAGCCTATTGCAATAGGTAGAGTTCAATATGGTAGGATTGAATCAAAGAAAGCCATATTCAATGTTCTAAATGTAGTTCTGAATCAATACAAGTATTCCAGTCTAGCTGAACTTAATGCAGTGCTAAAACAATACAATGTTTTAGCAGATCGTGGTAATGAAAATTCAAAAATCTTTTTAACAAAAGGATTAATGTACCGAATATTGGACAAACAAGGAAAACCAATCGGTGTTCCAATCAAAGCAAGTAGTTTTTATGATAAACCGACTTTAAAATTTTTAGAGGAAAAATTTAGGAGTAATGAAGTCAGAAAACCCCTTGATAAAACACGGATAAAAAATGCCATTGATATTGCATTACTAAATGATCGAGCAATGTCTATAAACGAATTGGCTAGATTGTTGGAAAAAGAAGGGATTCATCCTGTCTTTAGAAGAAGTGTAGAAGGTCGGTTATTTGGTATTACGTATGTTGACCATACAACAAAAAACGTTTTCAATGGCAGTAGTTTAGGAAAACAATACAGTGCCAAAGCTATCGAAGAACGATGTGGAATAACGGTTAACAGCAAAGGAAAATATGAAAAACTTCCGTCTAACATGGTTTCTAAAAGTTAA
- a CDS encoding RHS repeat domain-containing protein, with translation MKIKLTLSLIILISFFCYSQDLPKIIRPTPEAANLTRYADVPVSLYTGKPQIDFPLYTLKCGSLELPISLSYYASGIKVEDYPTWAGIGWALNAGGVITKISKDNGTHLSYDLPVSGTFNEKTNALLTFAGPHAVTDVIYNFNFLQYSGTFQMGKNGPVFRKHTNLKIEIVDIASITMTDDNGIKYYFELKGSLYGIQTDYYLTKIESADKFHTIYLEYILGDKYGKPPHNSVFYTIYPGVSYVKASSENYEIKHSGLLLSKIYTSNNDSVEFIKKDIAQPGSENSVFHHRQALDYIDVYNHSHKIQSFHFKTNNIQTIKPKTGPYSDQFPVSNWDNKAMDYRLYLDGFDKIDAAGQIVESYGFDYYGRTVDGKDSLPSQYSLAQDLDGYYNGQDSNTSLVPPLNESLRPDESDLWDKNSYNDNFVVNVNIPGANRSPDINYMKLGTLKTIKYPTGGSANFYYSQVDNPLNSNPLCGLKIDKIEYLNSNGSLQKKKQYVYEYPVLSHPISSNWHYTLKYSDYGLMTPFPTECEVNDGSNYCADYNSSYSWIWAIELSPDPVYSQLDEGPMIGYGLVKEFEQGNGHIDYQFSTDGAYDEEARDHYFEISRYDGFNTYTLFTKNAWPLGPFETNNWKMGTLLNKATYNENGTIKQDIQYHYSYEILDRIPGINLFGAPKISATRQYLDHAIFYYLDFAYLSTWERLDSVTETMDGITKETNYNYDGHKQVSQITTTKSNGDILTTNFTHPYDYPSSTVYSNMVARNILAPVIEKTETTSLNQTKLEKTNYSFWNPDSGINNLNMITANNVTNYIYPLSVEVKKGQNPIETRLNYNSYDNKGNISSISKTNDVETIYIWGYDSQYPIAKIENASYSQVSSQVANLQSKSNLDNDRNVDIINSNGTINYQGNEGALRSALANLRNSLPNAMVTTYTYDPLIGVTSITDPKGYTTYYQYDNFNRLKQVIDAQGNILSENQYNYKQ, from the coding sequence ATGAAAATAAAACTAACTCTAAGTTTAATTATTCTAATCAGTTTTTTTTGTTACTCGCAAGATTTGCCAAAAATAATTCGGCCTACACCAGAAGCCGCTAATTTGACCAGATATGCAGATGTTCCTGTAAGCTTGTACACTGGAAAACCCCAGATTGATTTTCCATTGTATACATTAAAATGTGGTAGTCTTGAACTTCCGATTTCTCTTTCGTATTACGCATCTGGAATTAAAGTTGAAGACTACCCAACTTGGGCAGGCATTGGATGGGCACTTAATGCCGGTGGAGTAATTACTAAAATATCAAAGGATAATGGAACTCATCTTAGTTATGATTTGCCAGTTAGTGGAACTTTTAACGAGAAGACCAATGCTTTACTAACTTTTGCAGGGCCTCATGCAGTAACTGATGTGATTTATAATTTTAATTTTTTACAATATTCAGGTACATTCCAAATGGGGAAAAATGGACCTGTTTTTAGAAAACATACCAACCTGAAAATTGAAATCGTTGATATTGCCTCTATAACGATGACAGACGATAATGGAATCAAGTATTATTTTGAACTTAAAGGAAGTCTATACGGAATACAAACCGATTACTATCTAACTAAGATAGAAAGTGCAGATAAATTCCATACAATTTATTTAGAATATATCCTTGGAGATAAATATGGAAAGCCTCCTCATAATTCTGTATTTTATACTATATACCCAGGTGTTAGTTACGTAAAGGCATCCTCAGAAAATTATGAAATCAAACATTCAGGTCTTTTGCTCAGTAAAATCTATACCTCAAATAATGATTCTGTTGAATTCATAAAAAAAGACATAGCTCAACCTGGTTCGGAAAATTCCGTGTTTCACCATAGACAAGCGCTAGATTATATAGATGTATACAATCACAGTCATAAAATACAGTCTTTTCATTTTAAAACAAATAATATCCAAACCATAAAACCAAAAACAGGCCCATACTCGGACCAGTTTCCCGTTTCAAATTGGGATAATAAGGCAATGGATTATAGACTATATCTTGATGGTTTTGATAAAATAGATGCTGCAGGACAAATTGTTGAATCGTATGGTTTTGACTATTACGGACGAACAGTAGATGGCAAAGATTCATTGCCCAGTCAGTATTCCCTTGCCCAGGACTTGGATGGATATTACAATGGACAAGATAGCAATACTAGCTTAGTCCCGCCTCTAAACGAAAGTCTCAGGCCTGATGAATCTGATTTGTGGGATAAAAATTCTTACAATGATAATTTTGTAGTAAATGTTAATATTCCTGGCGCAAATCGTAGTCCCGATATAAACTATATGAAATTGGGAACCCTCAAAACCATTAAATACCCAACAGGTGGGTCAGCAAATTTCTATTATTCACAAGTAGATAACCCTCTTAATAGTAATCCTTTATGTGGATTGAAAATAGACAAAATAGAATATCTTAACAGCAATGGTTCTTTACAAAAAAAGAAGCAGTATGTCTACGAATATCCAGTTCTAAGCCATCCCATTTCATCTAATTGGCACTATACATTAAAATATAGTGATTATGGTCTTATGACCCCTTTCCCTACAGAATGCGAAGTAAATGATGGTAGCAATTATTGTGCTGATTATAATTCCTCTTATAGTTGGATTTGGGCCATAGAGTTAAGTCCTGACCCTGTTTATAGTCAGTTAGATGAAGGCCCAATGATCGGATATGGACTTGTTAAAGAATTTGAACAAGGAAATGGACATATTGATTATCAGTTCTCCACTGATGGTGCATATGATGAAGAAGCAAGGGATCATTATTTTGAGATTTCTAGATATGATGGATTTAATACATATACTTTATTCACTAAAAATGCTTGGCCTTTGGGTCCGTTTGAAACTAATAATTGGAAAATGGGGACACTGTTAAATAAAGCCACATATAACGAGAATGGAACAATAAAACAGGATATTCAATATCATTACTCATATGAAATCTTAGATAGGATACCCGGAATAAATCTCTTTGGTGCACCAAAAATTTCGGCTACTAGACAATATTTAGACCATGCCATTTTTTATTATCTGGATTTTGCTTATTTAAGTACCTGGGAGCGATTGGATTCTGTTACAGAAACAATGGATGGAATTACCAAGGAGACAAACTATAATTATGATGGCCATAAACAGGTGTCTCAAATAACCACTACCAAAAGTAATGGAGACATATTAACAACAAACTTTACGCATCCGTATGATTATCCATCATCTACTGTTTACAGCAATATGGTTGCCAGAAATATACTAGCTCCTGTGATTGAAAAAACAGAAACGACAAGTCTTAATCAGACTAAATTGGAGAAAACAAACTATTCATTTTGGAATCCAGATTCTGGTATTAATAATCTTAATATGATAACTGCAAATAATGTAACAAATTATATTTATCCATTATCAGTAGAGGTTAAAAAAGGCCAAAACCCAATAGAGACAAGACTTAATTATAACAGTTACGATAACAAAGGAAATATTTCAAGTATTTCAAAAACTAATGATGTGGAGACAATCTATATTTGGGGCTATGATTCTCAATATCCTATTGCAAAAATAGAGAATGCAAGCTATTCACAGGTATCCAGTCAGGTAGCCAATTTGCAATCAAAATCTAATCTTGATAATGACAGGAACGTGGATATCATTAATTCGAATGGTACAATAAACTATCAGGGTAATGAAGGAGCATTGCGTTCCGCTTTGGCAAACCTCAGGAATTCCCTTCCCAACGCCATGGTAACAACCTACACCTATGATCCATTAATAGGAGTTACAAGTATAACAGACCCCAAGGGATATACAACGTATTACCAGTACGATAATTTTAACCGTTTGAAACAAGTTATTGATGCACAGGGGAATATCCTTTCAGAGAACCAATACAATTACAAACAATAA
- a CDS encoding DUF6443 domain-containing protein: MKKYLLILFLFCINCINAKPINHNNGSLPIVPPNTQYPDYYQSFESRFLVDSNDWTSDGASWTIQVYNNYLMIFIDASWDYNQTMTTGTIATINISPALPNIELGPIYNNSGETGYFAKIEDNHLVIYTLDPNNHPYFSYFFLSSTIDLSCITNWYKDNDGDGYGDSNSIPISDCYQPVYNYVSNNSDCDDQNANVTAGQSWYYDTDNDGFGDANSSPVSACSKPYGNFVSNNLDTCPNDYSIANNGCPQSPPLINENYVRVITPTMSSTSVDGLTTSQKLDNITYFDGLGRPMQKVAIAAGGNYQDIITPIGYDNYGRQEKEYLSYAETYNGGLYRNNALQDIFPFYNTSKYENTVNPYSQKEFEPSPLNRVLKQAAPGNAWKWGSGNEIKLDYQANSSVDQVRRFSVSFVNGNSEDPSLADDGIYVINQLSKMITKDENWKPIDNKDRTTEEFKDKEGHLVLKRTYDNQVAHDTYYVYDIFGNLTYVLPPLANGIIDNATLNNLCYQYRYDNRNRLIEKKLPGKGWEYIVYDKLDRPILTQDSNLKIQNKWLFTKYDAFGRVVYTGEYVNGADRATVQSLANGNTAQFEVKQGANSINGTIAYYSNTAFPNSGIDLFTINYYDDYGFDIPAGAPSGGAIYGVTPITNAKGLATGSKIRILGKSDWTTNVIYYDTKGRAICNYSKNNFLGTTSMVNSDLDFIGKPNQTTTTHKKMGYADITIIDNYSYDHAGRLLIHDQSVNGQTPEVIVSNNYDELGQLSSVGVGGKTYQNRLQTIDYTYNVRGWLKGINDVNAIGNDLFSFKLSYNDSTAPSPLFNGNISQSFWKTANQDTSLKSYNYTYDALNRLTNAADNQNRYSEVLSYDLNGNIKTLKRNGNQILGTGNYGLIDDLTYEYLLGNRLNKVSDATGYAEGFKDVVSSIDYGYDANGNMTSDMNKGIANISYNQLNLPVAIQMAGGTITYDYDATGTKLRKTVNGNITDYASGFQYFNGNLQFFSQPQGYVDWNNGNIDYIYQYKDHLGNVRLAYKDGDKNGVVSSGDILSEDNYYPFGLKQRGYNEANVNTNNKYKYNGKELQDELGLNMYDYGARNYDPAIGRWMNIDPLAEKMRRWSPYNYCFDNPLHFVDPDGMGPTDWFVNNITGAVVHVEGQSKLTQATADKIGAGDAKNYDRLGADNMFGDKVAYGSDSNIRDNGPMVVENPEKFMENQGYEKAETVKIKEMEIVSGGPMGNEERISATHNTLEQKGDSKTTYVKPEKLDVKTDMKVTKSEGPYSSIETAKYTLTKPYGQSNEKTAIYGSKATSENVLGVLGIIVDALTQFLQK, translated from the coding sequence ATGAAAAAATACTTACTTATTCTGTTTTTGTTTTGTATCAATTGTATCAATGCTAAACCTATTAATCACAATAATGGTAGTCTTCCAATAGTTCCACCAAATACACAATATCCGGATTACTATCAAAGTTTTGAATCTCGTTTTTTGGTTGACTCAAATGATTGGACTTCTGATGGAGCTAGCTGGACAATTCAAGTCTATAATAATTATTTGATGATCTTTATTGACGCTTCCTGGGATTACAACCAAACAATGACAACAGGAACGATCGCTACAATAAATATATCACCGGCTCTACCCAATATTGAACTGGGGCCGATTTATAATAATAGTGGAGAAACAGGATATTTTGCCAAAATAGAAGACAACCATTTAGTGATTTACACTTTGGATCCAAATAATCATCCCTATTTTAGCTATTTCTTTTTAAGTTCTACCATTGATTTAAGTTGCATAACCAATTGGTATAAGGACAATGATGGAGATGGATATGGTGATTCAAATTCAATTCCGATTTCTGATTGCTACCAGCCAGTTTATAATTATGTATCAAACAATTCCGACTGTGATGATCAAAACGCTAATGTTACTGCTGGACAAAGTTGGTATTATGACACCGATAACGACGGATTTGGAGACGCTAATTCCAGTCCTGTTTCGGCATGTTCAAAACCCTATGGGAACTTTGTGTCCAATAACTTGGACACCTGTCCAAATGATTACAGTATAGCAAATAATGGATGTCCGCAAAGCCCACCATTAATAAACGAAAATTATGTTCGTGTAATTACTCCAACTATGTCTTCAACATCTGTTGATGGGTTAACGACTTCTCAAAAATTAGATAATATCACTTACTTTGATGGTTTAGGTCGTCCGATGCAAAAAGTAGCCATAGCTGCCGGGGGTAATTACCAAGATATAATCACACCTATTGGATATGATAATTATGGAAGACAAGAAAAAGAGTATTTATCGTATGCAGAAACCTATAATGGAGGATTATACAGAAACAATGCACTACAGGATATCTTCCCTTTTTATAATACTTCCAAATATGAAAACACCGTCAATCCATATTCGCAGAAAGAATTTGAGCCTTCTCCTCTCAACAGGGTATTAAAACAAGCGGCTCCGGGCAATGCTTGGAAATGGGGTAGTGGGAATGAAATAAAACTAGATTACCAAGCCAATAGTAGTGTGGACCAAGTAAGGCGTTTCAGTGTATCGTTTGTTAACGGTAATAGTGAAGATCCCTCTCTGGCAGACGATGGGATCTACGTCATTAATCAATTATCCAAAATGATTACCAAAGACGAAAATTGGAAACCAATTGATAATAAGGACAGAACAACGGAGGAATTTAAAGACAAAGAAGGTCATTTGGTCTTAAAAAGAACTTATGACAATCAGGTTGCTCATGATACGTATTATGTCTATGATATATTTGGTAATTTAACTTATGTATTGCCTCCTTTGGCAAATGGCATTATTGATAATGCTACACTTAATAATTTGTGTTATCAATACAGATATGACAATAGAAACCGTCTGATAGAAAAAAAACTTCCGGGAAAAGGATGGGAATATATTGTTTATGACAAACTGGACCGTCCGATTCTTACCCAAGATTCCAATCTGAAAATTCAGAATAAATGGCTGTTTACCAAATATGACGCCTTTGGTAGAGTAGTATATACGGGCGAATATGTAAATGGAGCGGATCGAGCTACAGTACAAAGTCTGGCCAATGGTAATACGGCACAGTTTGAAGTCAAACAGGGAGCCAATAGTATAAACGGAACCATTGCGTATTACAGCAATACTGCTTTTCCTAATTCAGGAATCGATTTGTTTACTATCAATTATTATGACGATTACGGCTTTGATATTCCCGCAGGTGCTCCTTCTGGAGGGGCAATTTATGGAGTTACACCTATCACTAATGCCAAGGGACTGGCAACGGGTAGTAAAATTCGCATCTTGGGAAAATCCGATTGGACCACCAATGTTATTTATTATGATACCAAGGGAAGAGCTATTTGCAATTACAGCAAAAACAATTTTCTGGGTACAACCAGTATGGTGAACAGCGATCTTGATTTTATTGGCAAACCAAACCAAACCACTACGACGCATAAAAAAATGGGATACGCTGATATTACAATTATTGACAACTATTCATATGACCATGCAGGCAGGTTATTGATTCATGACCAATCCGTGAATGGACAGACACCGGAAGTTATTGTTAGTAATAATTACGATGAACTTGGACAGCTCTCTAGTGTGGGAGTGGGTGGAAAAACTTATCAAAATCGTTTGCAGACTATCGATTACACTTACAATGTTCGTGGCTGGCTGAAAGGGATCAATGATGTTAATGCAATAGGGAATGACCTGTTCAGTTTCAAACTGAGTTATAATGATTCTACTGCTCCATCACCTTTGTTTAATGGGAACATCAGCCAAAGTTTTTGGAAAACAGCCAATCAAGATACCAGTTTGAAAAGCTATAATTATACTTATGATGCTTTAAACCGATTGACTAATGCTGCAGACAATCAAAATAGGTATTCCGAAGTTTTAAGTTACGATTTGAATGGTAATATAAAAACATTGAAAAGAAACGGAAACCAAATTCTTGGGACGGGCAATTATGGACTGATTGATGATTTAACGTACGAATATTTATTGGGTAATCGACTCAACAAGGTAAGTGATGCTACTGGGTATGCCGAAGGATTCAAGGATGTTGTAAGTTCGATTGATTATGGCTATGATGCCAACGGAAATATGACCAGTGATATGAATAAGGGAATTGCAAACATTTCCTATAATCAACTAAATCTTCCCGTTGCAATACAAATGGCAGGAGGAACAATCACTTATGATTATGATGCCACAGGAACAAAATTGCGTAAAACGGTAAATGGTAACATTACTGACTATGCAAGCGGATTTCAATATTTTAACGGAAACCTGCAGTTTTTCTCACAACCACAGGGGTATGTGGATTGGAATAATGGGAATATTGACTATATTTACCAATACAAAGACCATTTGGGTAATGTTCGTTTAGCCTATAAAGATGGGGATAAGAATGGAGTAGTAAGCAGTGGCGATATTCTTTCGGAGGATAATTATTATCCTTTTGGATTAAAACAGAGAGGATATAATGAAGCAAATGTAAATACGAACAATAAGTATAAATACAACGGAAAAGAACTGCAAGACGAGCTGGGGCTTAATATGTACGACTATGGAGCGAGAAATTATGACCCTGCTATTGGTCGTTGGATGAACATTGACCCCCTTGCTGAGAAAATGAGGCGATGGTCGCCATATAATTATTGCTTTGACAATCCACTGCATTTTGTTGACCCTGATGGAATGGGGCCAACAGATTGGTTTGTCAATAACATAACGGGAGCAGTAGTACATGTTGAAGGTCAATCTAAACTTACTCAGGCAACTGCTGATAAAATTGGTGCTGGTGATGCGAAAAACTACGATAGATTAGGAGCTGATAATATGTTTGGTGATAAAGTAGCCTATGGTAGCGACAGTAATATACGTGATAATGGACCAATGGTAGTTGAAAATCCTGAAAAATTCATGGAGAACCAAGGCTATGAGAAAGCTGAAACGGTTAAGATTAAAGAAATGGAAATTGTTTCAGGTGGGCCAATGGGGAATGAAGAAAGGATTTCTGCAACACACAATACTTTAGAACAAAAAGGGGATAGTAAAACAACGTATGTTAAGCCAGAAAAATTAGATGTAAAAACTGATATGAAGGTTACCAAGTCTGAAGGACCATATAGTAGCATTGAGACCGCAAAATATACTCTTACAAAACCTTATGGGCAAAGTAATGAAAAAACAGCTATTTACGGTTCAAAAGCAACCAGCGAAAATGTTTTAGGAGTTTTAGGTATTATTGTTGATGCGCTAACTCAATTTCTTCAAAAATAA